GGAAAAAGGGCATAACTATGCAGTACGATGTCATTGTTGTGGGAGGTGGGCCAGTTGGTTCAACTGCAGCGCGCTATGCAGCCCAGGAAGGAGCAAAGGTGTTGCTCATCGAAGAGAACGCAGTTATAGGTTCTCCCGTGGGATGTACCGGCCTGCTCAGCACACGTGCAGTAAAAGAATGTGATGCAGAGCCTTCGGAAGAGTTTGTCCTTAATTCCGTCAGAGGAGCTTGTGTCCATCCGCCTTCTGAAATCCCATTACCCATAGATGGAGGCAGGACCAAAGCGTACGTAGTTTCACGAAAAATGTTTGACAGAAAACTTTTCAGGATGGCGATAGATACCGGAGTTGACGTAATGCTCAGGACACGTGCAGTAGGAATGCAGCGCAGCAACGATGTGCAAACCCTCAGCGTGCTTGAAAGAGGAAAACAAGAAAATATCCAGGCAAAGGTCATCATAGCTGCAGATGGGGTACGCAGTAATATGGCAAAGATGGCGGGTCTTGGCAATGTACAGAGGATCATGCCCGGCATACAGATAGAAGCTCCATACCGTTCTGATGATCCTGATTTTGTGGAACTTTTCGTTGGTTCCAGAGCGCCTGGTCTTTTTGCCTGGACCGTACCTGTGGATGAACATATTTCCAGAATAGGACTGGCAACTGATACCATCGATGGTCCTGAAACTTATGAATACCTGCAGTGGCTGCTTCAACATAATCCTCACATTAGGTCGAGATACGGAGGCGGGCAAACAGATATGGTATTCGGGGGTATACCTATTGGACCCTTACGCAGGACCTATGCTGATGGAATAATGATCGCTGGTGATGCTGCAGGCCAGGTTAAACCCACTTCTGGAGGTGGCATATACACAGGTGCCGTATGTGCAAAAATTGCTGCAAAGGTAGCAGTATCCCTGGGTGACGATGCATCTGCGGGTAGTTTACAGCAATACGAGAAAAAATGGAAAGCTTCCATAGGCAAAGAACTCAGTATGGGAATGAGGATCCATGATTTCATAAAGGGACTCAGCGATAACGAGCTTGATGAACTGCTGGGTGCCATGAACACGCCATTGATCCTGGATACGATCACAGAATACGGGGATATGGATCACCCTTCAGTACTCATCAGAAAAATGCTTGACCCAAGAAGGTCAGCTCACATGCTGAAGCTGTTCACAGCCTTTGCAAAGGCTGTGTTGTAAGGTCGCAGGACATTTAATAATATAACAACAAATAACATGAGTATGAATAATATAAAAATCATGATACGTTTACTCCTTTTACGCTTTTTAGATTGAGCAGCTTTTCTACTACTTCTCCAGAGATCTTACTGTCAGTGATGATTGTAAGGCGTGGCTCACTCGTAAAATAAGGATCATCAGAAACAGCCTGCCTTATACTGATCCCATGATCTGAGATCACACCTGCGACATCTGCGATTATGCCCGAATGTGCTGCATCATCTGGAATTATGATTATTACCCCAAGACCAAGAGAAGGAGCTACATCCCGTAGAAGTGGCATTGAATGAACTTTCTCAAATATATTTTTCAAAAGAGGATCTTCAAGTATAGCCTCTGTAGTAGAGTCCACCACACGCCTGTCCACCCCTACCTCCCGGGCAAGCTGGGTATGGGGGATCTCTATCTTACCGGATGTAACCTTTCCATCTTGATTGACCTGAAAACCCCTCTCAAAAAGAAGCCTTATGACTTTCTGCTGTGCTGGGTGTTTTTCGAATTTTTGCATTATGGAGCTCCACATGGTCTATAGATTGGCTTTTAAATTATAAATCCTTAAGGTAGATAAACAAAGAAAACCTTTTAATCTGAACACACATGTAGAATAGCAGTATTTTGTACACACCTGCCAGGATGATCTGGTGATCTATAGGATCATTTAGGATTATGCCTTTAAAAGCAGGCTGTGAACTTTTTATTTTGCCAGAATAGAGTTATGTTGACGCTGTTGGAGGAAATATATGAAGACATACCGGGACTATGATGACCTGCCTAAGATAGAACTTCCCTATGGGAAGGAGGTGTCGATCAGTGACAGTACTTTGAGGGACGGAGCCCAGATGCCGGGCATTGTTATGAGAAGCAAGCACAAAGTGCAGATATACGAATATCTGCATATGATCGGCATTGAAAAACTGGAAACCTTTGTCTATAATGAAAGGGATAGAAAGGCTATCAAGCTTATGCAGGACAAAGGGTATGAATTCCCGGAAATAACAGGATGGGCCCGTGCAAATCCTGCGGATATCGACATGGTCCTTAATGTTGACGGAATAGAAGAAACAGGCATACTCATGTCCGTGTCGGACCCCCATATCTACGATAAGATGAAACTTCCTACCAGGGAAGCAGCTCAGGAAAAGTATCTCAATGCTTTACAATATGCAGTAGACCACGGATTGCGGACACGCGCTCATATAGAAGATATGACCCGTGCCGATAATTATGATTTCGTTTTCCCCCTGGTAGAAAAGATACTTGAAATCGATCCAGACTGCACTATCCGGATCTGTGACACCATAGGATATGGCATCCCTTTTATGAATGTGGATGAACCCTACGGAATACCCACTATTGTCAAATACCTGAAAAATGAACTCGGTGCAAAGAACATAGAAACTCACTGCCATGATGACTTCGGGCTTGCAGTTGCAAACTCTCTGGCAGGCTACTGGCACGGTGCCAACTGGTCTAATGTGACGTATCTGGGCATTGGCGAGAGAGCAGGTAATGCAGAAATGGAGAAACTTTTGGTATTCCTCAAAAGGCGCATCAAGGGTTTTGAGAAATATGACCTGAGCTGTCTTGTGGAATTTGCTAAATTTATGGAGAAGGAGATCGGCATACGGATACCCAGGAATAAATCCGTGGTGGGACAGAATGTATTTGCTCACGAGTCGGGCATCCATACGGCAGGCGTCATCAAGAATCCCTTCACATATGAACCATATCCGCCCGAGATAGTTGGGGGCCAAAGGAACTTCCTCATAGGGGATTCTTCGGGAATTGAGGTGCTTAAGTTCAAAGTACAGGAAACACTAAAAGAAATGATGGATGTTCACATAGAGGTAGATAAGAACGATAAGCGTCTAAGGAATATACAGGCAGACATTCAGAGACTCTTCAATGAAGATGAGAGAGTTTCCTGCATTTCCGATGAGGAGATCCGCGCCTATGTCAAAAAATACTTTATGTTCAACCCCATAGTGGACCAGGAGCTGCATCGCAGAGAGGATGACGAAAGTCCGGATAACACAATCTGAAGCAAACAACAAGAAATTAAACCACGCATG
This DNA window, taken from Methanomethylovorans hollandica DSM 15978, encodes the following:
- a CDS encoding NAD(P)/FAD-dependent oxidoreductase, coding for MQYDVIVVGGGPVGSTAARYAAQEGAKVLLIEENAVIGSPVGCTGLLSTRAVKECDAEPSEEFVLNSVRGACVHPPSEIPLPIDGGRTKAYVVSRKMFDRKLFRMAIDTGVDVMLRTRAVGMQRSNDVQTLSVLERGKQENIQAKVIIAADGVRSNMAKMAGLGNVQRIMPGIQIEAPYRSDDPDFVELFVGSRAPGLFAWTVPVDEHISRIGLATDTIDGPETYEYLQWLLQHNPHIRSRYGGGQTDMVFGGIPIGPLRRTYADGIMIAGDAAGQVKPTSGGGIYTGAVCAKIAAKVAVSLGDDASAGSLQQYEKKWKASIGKELSMGMRIHDFIKGLSDNELDELLGAMNTPLILDTITEYGDMDHPSVLIRKMLDPRRSAHMLKLFTAFAKAVL
- a CDS encoding regulator of amino acid metabolism, contains ACT domain — translated: MQKFEKHPAQQKVIRLLFERGFQVNQDGKVTSGKIEIPHTQLAREVGVDRRVVDSTTEAILEDPLLKNIFEKVHSMPLLRDVAPSLGLGVIIIIPDDAAHSGIIADVAGVISDHGISIRQAVSDDPYFTSEPRLTIITDSKISGEVVEKLLNLKSVKGVNVS
- a CDS encoding homocitrate synthase/isopropylmalate synthase family protein, with the translated sequence MKTYRDYDDLPKIELPYGKEVSISDSTLRDGAQMPGIVMRSKHKVQIYEYLHMIGIEKLETFVYNERDRKAIKLMQDKGYEFPEITGWARANPADIDMVLNVDGIEETGILMSVSDPHIYDKMKLPTREAAQEKYLNALQYAVDHGLRTRAHIEDMTRADNYDFVFPLVEKILEIDPDCTIRICDTIGYGIPFMNVDEPYGIPTIVKYLKNELGAKNIETHCHDDFGLAVANSLAGYWHGANWSNVTYLGIGERAGNAEMEKLLVFLKRRIKGFEKYDLSCLVEFAKFMEKEIGIRIPRNKSVVGQNVFAHESGIHTAGVIKNPFTYEPYPPEIVGGQRNFLIGDSSGIEVLKFKVQETLKEMMDVHIEVDKNDKRLRNIQADIQRLFNEDERVSCISDEEIRAYVKKYFMFNPIVDQELHRREDDESPDNTI